One Carya illinoinensis cultivar Pawnee chromosome 5, C.illinoinensisPawnee_v1, whole genome shotgun sequence genomic window, CAGTGTCACTTGGGAGTGAAACTCACGGCTCCCTCCTCTGTCCAGCTGATCATAACTCCGCTGTGGGGCTAAAACCTACCGTTGGACTCGCCAGTCGAGCCGGAATTGTTCCCATTTTGCCCCGCCATGACACAATTGGGTAAGATCCTACTTTTATAAGTTTGCAAGACTTGTTTATCGTCCTAGTTGCTCATATTTGTGCAAGAATGATAATCTTATGGATTGTGCAGTGATGATTAAGCGTTTTAATAACTCTCAAATCATAGGCCCATAAGCAGGACAGTGTCTGATGCAGTTTATGTGCTTGACGTCATTGTGGGTTTTGATCCGCAAGATTATGAAGCAACAAAAGAAGCGGCTAAATTCATACCCGTAGGTGGCTACAAACAATTTCTCGACCCAAATGGGCTCAGGGGAAAGAGATTGGGGGTTGTTAGGAATCCAATTTTGGGGTTCTTGAATGGATCTTCAGTTATTCAAGATTTTGAGCGTCATTTGAACACGATGAGGTGCAAAATTAATTATTCAAAGCAAGTAATTCTGCGTTTTCAGGATTGAAATATGCATGATGAACAAGTACTTACTTTGTGGATTCAATCTTTTGTATTCTAGAGAAAGGGGTGCAACTGTAGTGGACAGTCGTATGATAGAAAATGTTGATATAATTCTTGATCCCAAACGAAGTGGTGAATTGACGGCAATGCTGGCTGAGTTCAAGGTGTCCTTAAATGATTACCTGAAAGAGCACATCTCTTCTCCAGCGAGGTCACTCTCTGACATTATTGCCTTCAACAAAAATAATCCTGAACTGGTGAGTAGATGATTCTGGTATTGTTTTTAATTCAACAAAGTTGATGTTGGAATGTAAGTGTGAGAAGTGGAAGTCCTATATCGGATACATGTCACTGCCCTGATTGCTTAATTCAACATATTTGATCCACTCCAATCAGCTTAAACTCTGAAAATTGGATTTTGTATTCTTTGCTAATTATGTTTAATGCTTCACGTGTTTAATGCAGGAGAAGACTGAAGAGTATGGTTAGGCCACTTTTATTGCATCAGACAAGACAAGTGGTTTTGGAGAGAAAGAAAGGCAGGCTATTGTGTTGATGCAGAACCTATCACGAGATGGATTTGAGAAACTGATGATGGATAATGAATTGGATGCAATGGTGATCCCATGTACCGGTTCCATTGCCATGTTAGCAATAGGAGGCCATCCGGGAATTACAGTCCCTGCTGGTTATGATGGTGATGGAATGCCACTTGGGATTTGTTTTGGAGGCCTAAAGGGTTTTGAACCAAGGCTGATTGAGATAGCTTATGATTTTGAGCAAGCCACCATGGTGCGGAGGCCTCCCCTTTCCAAATCATTTGACATGAACCGCGAAGTTCTATTTGGCAGTGTAAAGTCATTTGGTGTCATTGTGTACAACTGTTGAAGTGTTCTATTAGTCTGACTGTGTAAAGAACTCTATTGacccaaagtcaccgtcgaaaAAAAGGGCTAGCTCTGTTTTGCTAACATGCCTTCTATTTGCAGCAAAGATAGTGACTAACAAGGGGCCAGCTCTTCTGCCCCTGCAATCAAAGTACATCGATAGCAAATTATTTGGGGTGGCTTTATGGAACCTTTAAATATGCTGAATATGAGGGAAAAGTTCTTCATTGATCAAAAGATGAAGTGCAAGGTAATCATAGAAATACCACATGTTACCAGTGCACAACTTCCAATTAGAATcacctcatctttttcttttgggtATCGATGAAGGTTATGATTCATGCATCTCTAACTTGAGTGTGCTTTCTTGTTGGTGTGGATTATTTTGCATATCTTTTTCTACCCAAAGAAAATGATACGTcttcaattaaaattattttgcatATCTTTTTCTaccaaaagaaaatgatacatCTTCAATTAAGTTTACTTTCGTAGTGGTGTCAATACTTTTGTAGTAGTCAGTTCCTGATCCCATATTTCATCCATCTAAGTTAAATGGTTCACATGCAAATAGCTTTAAAAACAGAGAAGCAAACAGTAATCTCAAATGCCAAATTCTAAATGTTTAATAGCTTTGAAAAAACAAGAATTTCATAGGCGTCGGACCACGATCAGTAGCTACTAAACATGAATGTCAAACAAGAAGGATGAATTTCAGTACTGttaacagatatatatatatatatatagagagagagagagagagagagagagagagagagagagagagagagagagagagagctaagcCCCAAAATTTTCAATTCCCAACTCACAAAATCCATgacataaacacaaacaaaatTTTGCATCCTAGCATCCCCTCTCTCGGTTACAAAGTATAAAATATCTGAACAGGATATTAATGCTTTTATGAAACGAAAATCCATTTGGCGTTATGCTTACAACAACTGGATTCAATGTTCAACACATTTAAAACGGACCACTGGATGGCCATGCAGGAAATTTGTTCTGGCAGCATAGGAGTATTGGTTGTGTCGGAGCCAGGAAAAAATACAGTGAAAAACAAAAGCATCGTTGCTTGACAAGGCTTTCAGTTTGTTCTTGACTGCATAGTTTTTCCCATGAGAACTGAGAAGCATGAGTACGGTTAATCAGATTTCACACCAGAAGCTAAGCATGATATAGTTCAATGATTGTAATTGCAGAGGGGAAGGCAGATGATATGCCCATTGCTTTCAATTACACTACCATATTTTAGCGTACAAGGAGCTATTAAAATAACAGAGGCAGATATGGAGGGGTATCATGGATACAATGGTTgagatttctctgttttttaatGGGAGATAGAGGCAGAGCACATGTCCTCGGTGTTGGCTGCTACCTATTTGGTTGAGCTCTTAACTGGAAAAGTTTATGGTCCTTCTAGAGCTACCGCTAGGAGCTTCTGTtaggttaaattttttatttttttaatcattttttaatacttttaaatatttaaaaaaatataaaaattcacaataatataaaacaataatttcttaattactaagaaAAAAATGGGAGCGGTAGCTTGATCCCTAACTTTATTCAAAGTTTATTTATTGTAGTTTGGAGGATAATTTTCTTGGAAtgtagtgaaaaaataaaaaacaaaaaggaaatgaaaagagaatCTGACagtacaaaaaaagaaaaaaagggtgaGAGACTCGTCTAACTAACTAATAAGCAAGTAACTAACAAAAGTTCAAAGAATTCAAACCAGTAGAtagcaaaatattttagtcataaaattattttataaaaataaatttataaattaacataatttaaaattatacgtcgaattataaaattatttttattatgaattagatctaatatatcataaaaaaaaaaaaaaagcttacaaACTTAATTGTATGGAATTTTTATACCTATATCACTTAGGTCGAATAAACTATCCAAACCATCTTAATAAAACGCATGAGCTTCAAATCCAATGCAAGTTAGAGTTATATTTCGTgaagagaaatgattttataagaaaatttcataaaagtgtATTCATGAGTTGACATATTTGATATGGTACGTTAGatcgtaaaattatttttattagaaagtatataaatattatatttttctttagtaaaaaGTTATTAAGTTTGTccttttaaataaacaaatctaaaatttcaagttcacaaatgtatgtatatattgaataataaagagaaaaggCAGAGGGCCAGTTGCTATGAGTGGATCGTCACAATGTTTATTGTGTACTATTATTACATGAAAACTGGTCCCgttgttttttatttcataGCAAAGATTCCCTGACACACTTTAATACACTGTACAACCTGTCACACATAATTCACACTTACTAGATCATAGACGCTTGTTTTGTGGGGGCCATAtaaatctattattttatatatgttgatAGATGTGATGAATCATGCCCTGCTGCTCCCCTCCCTCCGTCAAGTTCTTGTGTTTGGGATATTATTTTCCCATCAAATCTTTGGATGTACAACCCTGTCTTTGACCATATTACTAATTTCATGTTTTATCCACTGATCACGTGTCTCATGGATATGGGAATGAACCCTAAATTCTATAATTGCAAATGAAATGATAATTATAGGTCAAGATAAAGGTTGTGGATTCGAGACTTTCAAACTAGCTGAACCCAAGTTGAACCAATGCCAGGTCTAATTTAcattgaaattataaaaatctatCCAAAGAGGGGCCATGGAATGGTGAGCTGGCATCTTAAAATCCAAAATTAGTAAGAGAGATTCGAGTAGTTACGAAAAGTATAAGCTAGGTGCCTTGCTAACTCCTGATTCGTCTAGCTGTTTCCATTGTTCGTGAGTGGTGCTTTGAGGTGGGCTTCTGATGGAAGACCAGGTTTGGGTCTACTTCGAACTAAACTTTAGTAAAAAGGTTTCGGCAGTGGTGGTGGCTGCTGATGATGCGAATATTTACCCTGTCGGGGCAACATTCATAATCAATAAAACGCACTAAAAACTAAACTTGTGGCCCGAATCAAACAGTTTAAATGGCTTGTTGTATTGTATGCATTATTGGTGGTAATAGTATAAAATgaattctgttatatattattatttttatatattttattggattaaaataattatcttatatttaaaaaaaaaaagagttatcaAAGAATATACTGAAAGTTTTTGATTGATTAATAAGAGGGTACGTACCTGGGATTGATTCAGTGAGCCAGCTAATTCCATGGGTACCGGCAAGTCACCCCTATGCTATCTAAGTTTGTCTCTCTTCTCAGCCCTACTCCTGATTCTTCTAGCCACACTAGCATCCGGGACCGGGCTCCAAACCCCGAATTTCCACGGTTTGTCATTCCGAGAAATCACCGTGCAGCAAATCCAGGTCGGTTTCAAGCGAAACCAATTCACCTCCAGGGGACTCGTTGAGTTCTACCTTAAAGAAATCAGCAGAATCAACCCCGTTCTTAAGGGTGTCTTAGAGGTGAACCCAGACGCACGGTCCCAAGCTGATAAGGCTGACCACGAGCGCTATACTAAAGCACCCATTTCACTCTCTCCGCTGCACGGTGTTCCAATTCTGATCAAAGACAACATTGCAACCAAGGATAAGATGAACACCACGGCTGGCTCGTACGCATTGCTCGGCTCGGTTGTGCCACGGGACGCCGGCGTGGTGACCAAGTTGAGAAAAGCTGGGGCTATTATATTGGGGAAGGCCAGCTTGAGCGAGTGGTCTCATTTCAGATCGAATAATGCACCCAGTGGTTGGAGCGGCAGAGGTGGCCAAGGGAAGGTTGGTTTAGAATATAAAGATATGTCATGTTTTTTGACATAGATTTCTATTCGAGTATGTACGATTTTCCTTTGACAATTCATGGCTAAGATCTTGTACGAAAACTTAGAAGAGAAACTTGAACAAGAGGGACTTTATTCTCATCACAGCACATCCACAAATCAAAGCACAATAGAGGGCAGcaagtttctatttttctctttctttttcccgtAATTAATACTGAGTTTGTACAAACCTAATTGATCGTCTCAATCTCAATTGCAACATAAAGTTTGGCACAAGAATTGTCAATGGGACATCTCAAAATCCATGATTTGCGATGGCTTGCAGAATCCCTATACAGGGGATGACCCTTGTGGATCAAGCAGTGGATCAGCAATATCCGTCGCAGCAAATATGGTAGCAGTGTCGATAGGGACCGAGACTGATGGCTCTATTTTATGTCCGTCCAACAATAACTTGGTGGTGGGCTTCAAACCGACGGTTGGTCTCACTAGTAGAGCAGGAGTCATACCAATATCCCCAAGACAGGACAGCGTGGGGTAAGTTATCATGATTCATGTGTATATGGGGTTGAgggggcaaaaaaaaaaaaaaatcgacaaTTTTAAGGCCTAAATTTTATAGTCTAATTATTCTCTATCCTCTAATCTTCTTACGATTACATTTGCTTAATCTTTCACACTTCTACGTTTATATTCCAATGTTTCTCATAACGAGGACTGGTTTTATGTTTGATAATGCAGGCCCATTTGCAGGACAGTGTCAGATGCTGTTTATGTTCTTGATATCATCGCAGGCATTGACTACAATGACAAGGTGACAATTAAAACATCACGGTACATTCCGAAAGGTGGCTATGCACAATTTCTCAAGGCTGACGGGCTCCGAGGAAAGAGACTGGGGATAGTGAGAAATCCCTTCTATCTTGGGATCGGCAATGATACTACAGCAATTGTTGAAAAACATATCAACACTTTGAGGTAACCAAGGACGATTTCTGTTCCGTTTGCTTTGTGTCAATTTTAATGATCATAGAGATTAGTTGAGATAGAGACAGGCAACACCATTTGTATGCTAAAAGACACAAATAATTTTATGCAAATATAGGAAGCGAGGTGCAGTGCTGTTAGACAATCTGGAAATACCCGATCTTGCCGCCTATGACATTTCCGGGAGCGCTGAAACCATTGCATTGTTGGCTGAGTTCAGAATATCCTTGAATGAATACCTAAAGGAGCTAGTGGCTTCCCCAGTGCGTTCCTTGGCTGATGCAATTGCCTTCAACAAGAAAAACCCAAAATTGGTGAGTGTAGTGACCTCTAGTTCTCATAATCTAGGCATCATGATCcacattttcttttgttaaagcTATAGGCAAGTAGTAAATTATCATGGAATTAGTAGGTATTATTCTAAGCTCAAGTGATTACAATCTCCTCGATGAATACCGAAACTAAAATCTCAGGCTCATGATATGACAACCAGCTATTACTTGAGTGCCGTTAATGCAGGAGAAGCTTGAATATGGGcaagaattttttataaacgCAGAAGCAACGAAAGGGATTAGGAAAGCAGAGAAAGAAGCATTATCATTTATGGAAAGACTGAATAGAGAAGGTTTCGAGAAGTTGATGATAAAGAATAAGCTAGATGCCTTAGTGACTCCTACGAATAGCGTTTCCCGCATCCTTGCAATTGGGGGTTTCCCAGGAGTAATTGTCCCCGCAGGATTTCGCTCTGATGGCCATCCTTTTGGCCTTGTTTTTGGAGGACTAAAGGGTTCGGAGCCAAAGCTGATTGAGATCGCATATGGCTTTGAACAAGCGACAAAGATCCGGAAGCCTCCTAAACTTTAAGGCCATGTAACAGCTAGCATTTAATTCTATGCTTCACCCTTTGTATGAATATCAGCAAAATCATGAAGTTGTTATCGATATTTtgcaagaataaaaataaaaaatgatattaaactTAAATGAATACTCGATGTCATCTTTACCATTGTTATGTTTTCGTTTCCTAGTGATCGAAATGAATAAACAGCCCGTTTAAACATAGACGTAATGCAACATTGCTGACTTATTTATAACATACgcaatcttttacttaatggttaaataagtgatttttaatatattgatgtatttttttattttttaaaaatatttaaatataattaaaaaatataaataaataactatttttgGTCTAGGCGGCACGCCCAGCGGTGGGTAGCATATAGGCCTGTTCATTCGACCCGGCCCGAATCGAAAAGTCACTattccgacccgacccgaaaacACAGCCTTCCGATAAGATGCCTTCCGAGCCGGTGAGATTAACCGATTAACCGAACCGAAAAGTTTCGAAAATTAGCCGATTAACCGGAAAAAACTTTGCAGATGGTCATACCTCATAGGCGGAAGCTTTGCAGATGAAATCGGCCCATGAAATCTTCTTCCTAACACTCACCGACGACGGCGAGCACTGCTTCAGTCGACTCCCTCATCTCGGTTCTCTCCCAAGTCAAATCCCAAGCCGCTTCAGTCGACCACCACCCACGGCAAGTTCTTCTCCGATGGGTTCGACCTATCCTGGGCCCAAGCCGCCAGATCCTCCTCCGGCGCCCGCAAGCGGCTCCACCACATGGTTGAGTCCTTCAGACCAGTCGCCTGCCGTCGCCGGATCGCGCTCAGCCACGACTACGTCTTCATGCGGCACGATAGAGGCGTGCTGTACATGCCCCTGTCGACTGAGTCCCTTGTATCCGGAAGAGACCAAACAGCAAAGTCAAGAAGTCCCTTCTATCCAGAAACTCGAGAAGTCACTTAGAACGGGTAACGGGTAATGCCCGATAAAATGGAAAACGGGTACGGCCATCCCTGCTTCCGAAGAACATAGAAACGGTTCGGGCATTTTTGGTCGGTTCGGGTCGGCTAAATCGGCCGGGTCGGAAGACCGGCTTATTTGTACACCCCTAGTAGCATAGTAGCGGGGCTCTGATGCAAGTATATATCTTGTCTGGTCAACATCCATGATCAACAAAATGCACTAAAAAATTAAAGGGTGTGTTCAAAGTGCGTGTTCTATGTGCTGTCGGCGGGATGGTACAAAATATCTATGCTGCTAATATGATGTATATAAATACAAGATTCCGCATTGGTATCTTTGCGgcgtcaattttttttttttttttttggataattttaAATTGTAAGTTTTTTGCGGCGGTCAATAGACGCCACAATTATGTTGGGTAGAAGATGTGGCTTTCTTCTTTGTCAATTTAATAAGCAGTAGAAGATAGCCACGATAGCCTCCTACTGATTCAGTATCTTATTTCAAAATGTTTGGGCTAGTCTATTGCTATAGTGATGGTACTCGATAACTTCCAGGTAAGTCACTCTCTactattgcatttatttgtatCTTCTTATAGTATTAGCATTAATTTCATCAAAAGTCAagttaaatacataaaatgATAATTATGGGTGGGAAAGAGCtgcattggattagtcaaatCAAATAATGAAAAGTTTTGACTTACAGTATTTGCCCCATTTCCTTCAAATATGAAGGGTTACTGTATACTCATCATCGGaatattttactatattttaatttatcaacTGCTTTActgcattttaattcatcaaatgTTTTACTGCATTTACTGCATATTATACATCAACTGTTTTACTGCATTTTAATTCAATGTTTTActgcattttaattcatcaaatgCTTTACTGCATTTACTGCATATTAATAAGTTAACTCCTTTAGTGCATTTACTGCATATTcatataagttaataaaaggcaaaaatatatatatccatataaatatatatccatataattgcaaaatatgaaaaaaaaaattatattattattaaaaaaataatattatattattattttgattaatccaATAGCTAATCCAAGTGAAATTATGGATATgaagattttagatttataaaaatttgtatttttcatcaaattttgaagatggcaTTGATAAAATCAATGTAAATACTCTTAGTTGGGTTAGTCctccattttattatttttttttttttttaagttttgattgACATGGTTTAATTTTTGTGCCTTACTATCTATTGCAAAGGAAAGTATGAGACATGCATATTATATAACACCGCAATAGATAACTCCTATCACCATAATTGTCGGATCTCAACTGCAATAGATAACTCCGAGCCATAATTGTTGATCAGCAATAGATAACATccctattatatatagtaaaagaTATTTATTCTACATGCACTTGTAACAGTTTACAGTTGGACTTATCATAATGCCGTGTCtcatttttttgtattattCTTGGTTGGGGTTGACACGTATCCTCCCACTTTGTTAATATTAATTTCCATTACATGGTAATACAAGCTTAACCTTTTTTAGAGTGTTATTAGTCACATTATTAAAGAAATgccctttttaattttatgtccCTACATATGCAAAATTGGGACAAGAGCAGGTGCTTCTTCctctaaaacaaaattatatccTCGCATCTACGTATTATGAAATTGGAAAACTCTTGCTACAGTCCCTTGGGGGAAGCTGTCGAGACTCCAACAAAAATCACCCTAAGACAAGGTCCTAGACATGCATGGACAATTGAGATTGGGCCACATATGGGGTCAAGCCAAGTTTTGAAGGACTTCTTTAGAGTCTAGTGCAGACCCTAAGAAGATTGCAGAAATGGCATGGGTCA contains:
- the LOC122311556 gene encoding probable amidase At4g34880 isoform X2, producing the protein MGTGKSPLCYLSLSLFSALLLILLATLASGTGLQTPNFHGLSFREITVQQIQVGFKRNQFTSRGLVEFYLKEISRINPVLKGVLEVNPDARSQADKADHERYTKAPISLSPLHGVPILIKDNIATKDKMNTTAGSYALLGSVVPRDAGVVTKLRKAGAIILGKASLSEWSHFRSNNAPSGWSGRGGQGKNPYTGDDPCGSSSGSAISVAANMVAVSIGTETDGSILCPSNNNLVVGFKPTVGLTSRAGVIPISPRQDSVGPICRTVSDAVYVLDIIAGIDYNDKVTIKTSRYIPKGGYAQFLKADGLRGKRLGIVRNPFYLGIGNDTTAIVEKHINTLRKRGAVLLDNLEIPDLAAYDISGSAETIALLAEFRISLNEYLKELVASPVRSLADAIAFNKKNPKLAHDMTTSYYLSAVNAGEA
- the LOC122311556 gene encoding probable amidase At4g34880 isoform X1, producing the protein MGTGKSPLCYLSLSLFSALLLILLATLASGTGLQTPNFHGLSFREITVQQIQVGFKRNQFTSRGLVEFYLKEISRINPVLKGVLEVNPDARSQADKADHERYTKAPISLSPLHGVPILIKDNIATKDKMNTTAGSYALLGSVVPRDAGVVTKLRKAGAIILGKASLSEWSHFRSNNAPSGWSGRGGQGKNPYTGDDPCGSSSGSAISVAANMVAVSIGTETDGSILCPSNNNLVVGFKPTVGLTSRAGVIPISPRQDSVGPICRTVSDAVYVLDIIAGIDYNDKVTIKTSRYIPKGGYAQFLKADGLRGKRLGIVRNPFYLGIGNDTTAIVEKHINTLRKRGAVLLDNLEIPDLAAYDISGSAETIALLAEFRISLNEYLKELVASPVRSLADAIAFNKKNPKLEKLEYGQEFFINAEATKGIRKAEKEALSFMERLNREGFEKLMIKNKLDALVTPTNSVSRILAIGGFPGVIVPAGFRSDGHPFGLVFGGLKGSEPKLIEIAYGFEQATKIRKPPKL